A stretch of the Malus domestica chromosome 08, GDT2T_hap1 genome encodes the following:
- the LOC103440578 gene encoding aspartyl protease family protein At5g10770-like produces MATPISSSSSFLRFSIGLSAFLCLILCSLAVRDTKTHLLSRTHTVEVNYLLPANTCSPSTKGHDNKAPSVLKVVHKHGPCNQVHQSKSNSNPADQDEYLTQILNQDEARVNSIHSHFNYPNKKYRIPDLLAHSDATVIPAQSGSVLGSGNYIVSVGLGSPQKQLSLVFDTGSSLTWTQCRPCSVSCYQQKDPIFDPSLSTSYSNISCNSPACSQLAASGVASGCSASTCVYGQQYGDRSFTIGFFASEKLTLTSTDVFTGFVFGCGQNNQGLFRGIAGLLGLGRSKISLVEQTAQKYKRFFSYCLPSTSSSTGYLSLGHSDNGRSGYNAVKFVPLTTLSQGESYYGLGLVGINIGGSQLPISASVFSTSGTIIDSGTVITRLPATAYTALRDAFREAMKRYPTARSISSLLDTCYDFNGFKTITFPKIGFVFGNGVTVDVDATGILVQQSASQFCLAFAGNKDDRSVGIIGNVQQKRLQVVYDVAGGKVGFAPAGCQ; encoded by the exons ATGGCAACTCCCATTTCTAGCTCCTCCTCATTCCTTAGATTTTCCATTGGTTTATCAGCATTTCTATGCCTAATTCTCTGCTCTTTGGCAGTAAGAGATACAAAAACCCACCTCCTTTCACGTACTCATACTGTTGAAGTCAACTATCTTCTACCAGCAAACACCTGCAGCCCCTCCACCAAAG GTCATGACAATAAGGCGCCATCCGTACTGAAAGTGGTCCACAAGCATGGCCCATGCAACCAAGTCCACCAATCCAAATCAAACAGTAACCCTGCCGATCAAGATGAATATCTCACACAAATCCTTAACCAAGACGAAGCCCGAGTCAACTCAATccactcccatttcaactacCCAAACAAAAAGTACAGGATCCCCGACCTACTTGCACATTCTGACGCCACAGTGATTCCCGCCCAGTCCGGCAGCGTACTTGGTTCTGGAAACTACATCGTCAGTGTCGGCTTGGGCTCTCCCCAGAAGCAACTCTCGCTTGTATTCGACACCGGCAGCAGTCTCACTTGGACACAGTGCCGACCATGTTCTGTATCTTGTTACCAACAGAAAGATCCCATCTTCGACCCTTCTCTCTCTACCTCTTACTCCAACATCTCCTGCAACTCCCCCGCGTGTTCTCAACTTGCAGCCTCCGGTGTCGCTAGCGGTTGTTCCGCCTCCACCTGTGTTTACGGCCAACAGTATGGAGACCGCTCCTTCACAATCGGCTTCTTTGCCAGCGAGAAGTTAACTTTGACTTCAACAGATGTTTTTACTGGTTTCGTCTTCGGCTGCGGCCAGAATAACCAAGGCTTATTTAGGGGCATCGCCGGTTTGCTCGGTCTCGGTCGAAGCAAGATCTCCCTTGTTGAACAAACCGCTCAGAAGTACAAGAGATTCTTCTCCTACTGCCTCCCTTCCACTTCAAGCTCCACCGGTTACCTCAGCTTAGGCCACTCCGACAACGGACGTTCAGGTTATAACGCCGTCAAGTTCGTGCCGCTCACCACATTATCTCAAGGCGAGTCGTATTACGGCCTCGGACTGGTCGGTATCAACATCGGTGGGAGTCAACTGCCAATTTCGGCTTCGGTATTTTCGACTTCGGGAACAATTATCGACTCGGGGACGGTGATCACGCGCCTCCCAGCCACTGCGTACACAGCGCTGCGGGACGCATTTCGAGAAGCGATGAAGAGGTACCCAACTGCTAGGTCGATTTCTTCCCTGCTGGACACGTGTTACGATTTCAATGGATTCAAAACGATAACCTTTCCAAAGATAGGGTTTGTGTTTGGCAATGGGGTTACGGTAGACGTGGACGCAACAGGAATATTAGTTCAGCAGAGTGCTTCGCAGTTTTGCTTGGCGTTTGCCGGAAACAAAGATGATAGGAGTGTTGGGATTATTGGGAACGTTCAACAGAAGAGGTTGCAGGTAGTGTATGACGTTGCTGGTGGAAAGGTTGGATTTGCCCCCGCTGGTTGCCAATGA